The Arabidopsis thaliana chromosome 5, partial sequence genomic interval GGACCcgaagaggaggaggaggtcgAACCGGACGAGGAAGGACCCGAGGAGGACGACGAACCAAGCGACCAGACCTTGAGGCCATTGCGGTTACGTTTGCTACGGGCTTTAGCCGGAACAGGGGATTTGAAACAGGTCTCTTCCGTGACTGCAGTCACAGGATGTTTCCGGTCACCCGTTAACCACGCCGGTTTCTCAGTCGGGGTTCCGGTGAGGTTTGGACCCGAATATTCCGTGAAGGAGTCCTCCACGAAATGAGAGAGCCACTCAAGGTTCGCTAAATCATCCGCCTtcaccaaaaagaaacaaaaatcagataCAAATTCGTGggaaaaagaatcaaaactttaatcCAATGGTTTATCTAATTACCGGAAGAGAGAGTTCGCTTGTAGGGAGAGAACCAAAGTCGTCACAGCCGGAGAAATCGCTGCTCCGGCGAAGAGCGTCTCCGTCGTCGTTGGGTTCCTCAGAGGAAACACGGACCATCTCATGTTGAGCCTTGAGGTCAGTTTCTTCGTCGGCAAAAACGTCATCGTTTGACAAGTCAAGCAAGTCGTCTACAGAGAAATCGTCGACGGAAAAGCCATTTTGAGCGGTGGTGACGGCAAGAAACTCTTCGTAAACCGGAGAAGTCGTTTTGAGAGCCATCTCTTTCCTGACGCTGCTCTTCAACGCGGCTTGTTCCATTTTCCTATcgagaaaaaaactaaacaacaaccagaaaaaaaatgaaaaaaagaattcaataCTTATGTCCAATTTATTCACATTCTTTTTCAAACgaaacgtaaaaaaaaacgttCCTCTTTTTCGCAATtccaagagagagagaaggaataaaaaaaatcacgaaccccaaaaaaaaaagacgacCGGGGAAACTCAATTACGAAAACGACCCACAAACAGAGTCAGTCACGAGACTGAAATGAAAACGCAACGAACGAAGCAAATTCAAAAGAACATGAAAAGAGACATACGAAACCCTtaaaagaaaaccctaaaattggACAGGAATTAGGAAAAAGTACCTGATACAGAGAGAAGGAGGGAGGAAGGAGCGGTggcgagaagaagaagaagaagaagaagaagaaagagattaaagattaaagaaaaGGGTCAAGAAGAGATGGTTATGTGAGTTTGGTAAAGCATTCAATTTGGTAATCTCAGCCTCTCCCTTGGCTACTAAAAActcctctttttcttatctctaGAAGAAACGCtttttactctctctctttctttcttttaaaacataaaaaagggcaaccaaaaaaaaagtgttttttttttaagatagGAAATAACTGACaataaatctataaattttatgtatCAGTAGAAAAAAACGGCACTGTTCAATTACAGAGATAAAATAAGATCTTCATCAGTCATCATCAGAGTATTTCTTTCCTAAAGCTTcgaattaaaatcatattcactcgttttcttttatttttcaaagatttggttttaaaaataaaaataaaaagttacgTGTCTTTCCTAATTTGCCCTTGACCGCATTGGTAGCCGCTCATCTTGGGAAATTAATACTTCCCGCtcattggtttttgatttcaCATCTTTAAGTTAAAACGCTttatttagaataaaaaagttaaatgtcCCCAACActaaagtatttttattgtaaGCAGCACTAAGCAGTGTGAATTTGGATTAAGGTGAAATAACGAAAATAACCCTAAAGAGTAATAATGGAGAAAAGCATGTCTTCGGAGTAAAGGCAAAGTGAGGAACTGAGATGATGCAGAAACCGAAGACAAATGGCGGGCCAGCTTTTGTCCTTCTAACACACCACGAGAAAATGATTCTCCCTCACTCACATTATCCTTCAAAcctttcaaattaaaaaacattattcttcattttacaaaataaaataaaaaatatccATTCAGACAAAatagataaaagaaaaatatctttggagattctcttttcttctttctacaAATTTCTGCCTTATTATTCAAATTGTGTAGATTCTCTTCTAATCTTTTGGTAACTATTAGTTGAGTTGGtggataaaattttattagttagCATTATCCAATTCGGAGTAAATATTACTATTGCTTAGCctttaattttaattgtttgtttggttgaaCAATAGTTTTGGCATTTTGCATTTATTTGTATCATATACAGAATCTGCATGTTGTTTAAAACTGTTGAATTTTAGAGCAATGGAAATCTCCCCCCTATATTTGGAAAATGCGTGATGATTATGACTTCCAAACAAAGGCATCGTTGTAATTATACATCAAAATGAATTGGCTATACTTTATTTCCAAAATGTgcatacaaatatttttaaacatttttgtcTCAATCTTAAAGGATTAAAATGCAATCCTAGgaaagttttaaatttaggtgagataaaaaaaaaaaaaaaaaaaaagtggaaaagGTCTTCGGAGCCGAGCCGCCGGCTTGAGAAGTAGTAGCCACGTGTAATGCTGACGTGCCGTGCTCTGTTTGGCTGTATCTCATGCATTTGACGTGAGTCGACCAATCAGAATTCCCCGACGGCTAATccattgatgttttgttttcacaatTATTTAGGGTGGAAAATCATCACACTCTTGCCTAAATTAAAACACGTATATTCATAAATCACTCTAATTCTGTCAATGAAATGGATAATCTGagaagataaatattttgtaacaatGCTAAATATTAAATGACAAAACTAGCCTCGACGTATCCGTCGGCAAAGCTGCGTTTCTTGATATGGGGTCTTTATGTTTgttgtactttttttttcttttaaattttgaaatgtcaaattaagaagaagaagaagaagaagaagaatagtaAGAGAAGCTATGACAGAGAGTGTGAGAGAGAGGAGCTAAAAAGTCCCACGAGAATTGTTAGCCACTTTTGAATCTTCCATCTCCCATTTTTTTCTATGGAATGGATCGTACCACCAATGATATGAATTTGTTcattaaaaatagagaaaaaacaaaattgacaGCGATTTGTTAATGTAAATAAGAAACacttgtttggttttatgcATTAAGACATAGAAAGCAAAGGAGACAACATATCAAATTCGAAACCTTGGAGCgggaaaatgaaaatcattCAATTTTGTCACATACTGACCGTGGTAGACTATTCAAACTATCTCACCTTCTTGcattacgattttttttttcaaatataaaagaaaagcaaattttatttgtcttttgtaTATGAAACGAGTTTGAGGAATCAAAACTATCTAAAAAGACGTACCGAAAGTGAAAACTAAGAATATACTGTATGAGACATTAGAGGAGGTTGTCATCTACTCATAGTGTTGACTTTTGATGAAACCcaaatgaatgaatgaatggtGGCGCCATTTCCTTTATGAAGGAACAccccttttgttttgtcattttctatTTGTACAGCCTAATTGTTAGgttgttttcattttgaagACGGGCCTACGAGATCACTTTCATTTGTTTATCGTATCATATGGGCTCTATAAATATGACCCAACATGTAAAGCCCAAGCAATCTGCATATAGAATTCTCATAGCTCGATATTGTTGGTTATGAGATTGTTCTGTTCATATGACCTAATCATCAACTGGGCCACCAGCCTACAAAATGGGCCCAAATCATATTCATGGTCGCACGTGCTGACCATAGCACATCCCGTGTATCTTATCCATTTTTGTTACACAAACCCATTTGTCATTAGTTAATAACAAGATCGTCTAGTTGGCTAGTTGCTGTCTCTCCAAACGgcaattttattaaattaatcaCAATTTAACCGATGCAATTATCGGGTTAAGCAATTGCCGGAAAAACTCGACCGGACCGGATACTAACAAGGAAAGAGAAGATTACGGGACGACGCGGCTAAACTTTCTACATTCCTTCGGAGATCTCTGTTCTTGTCCTTGGCAGAAGAATAACGTCGCCGGACACCATGAGAAGCAGTTTCCGGCGAGCTGCACGTTCGCTGATCCAGGCTTTAACGCCATCAAAGGACCCGGTACGACTCCGAATAAGAAATTTCCGCCTAGTAAAAGTCTCTGAAACCCGGCGAATTCGGATCCGGGCGATACGGTTTTCCAGACGTACTGGGTCGGAATCATACCAAAGAACTTGTTGTTCTCTAACGACAATGCTGAGAGCTTTGGTGATAGACCCATGAACAGAGGTAACGCACCGAGGATCTGATTGTTGCTGAGATCTACGGATATGAGCTCGCTGGGGAGACCCAAGGGAGAATAGTAGGGTGACTCTAAAGAGGTGAAGCCATTGAAGGAGAGTGTTAGCTGCTGTAGAGACTGATGAGTGAAGATAAACGATGGGATTGAGCCACTGAGTTTGTTGTGGCTAAGATCGATTACTTCGAGAGAATTTAGAAGTTTGAAGCTTTCAGGGATCGTTCCTTGGAAGAGGTTGTTTCGCATTGAGATTTGGACTATAGATTCGGGTAAAAATGATGGGATCCGACCGGAGATGCGGTTATCGCTCGCGTCGAGGTAATACAGGTTTTTGAGTGAGCTCAGATCAGGGAATTCGCCGGAGATGTTGTTTAGCTGGATTTCCAGTCGTTTCAGGCTGGAAAGGCCATTGAAGCTCGCCGGAATGGAGCCGTAGAGGCGGTTGCTGTCTAGCACGAGCTCCTCAAGAACCGTCATTGACCCGACTGAATCGGGTATGGATCCGGAAAAGGAGTTTCCGGACACAGTGAGGCGGGTGAGACGGGTGAGATTGGAGAGCGAGTCGGGAAGTGGACCGGAGAAGTAGTTGCCGGAGAGATCGAGGGTCTGGAGATAAGGAAGGTTGAAAGAGACGGAGGAGAGGGAGCCTGAGTAACCGGCTTGGTCCAGACTGAGCTCCGTGACCCGACCCGATCCGGTAACGACGGAGTCGCAGCGGAACCCACAAGTGAATGTGTCGCTGAATATATTGTCGCAGGGATCGACGGAGAAATCCCAAGAACTCAGGCAAGAGCCTGGACTCATGGATTTGGCATCCACTGAGTTCTTGAAGTCTTTGAGAGCTGCCACGTCACCCCAGAAAGTCTTGGACTCTGCTGAAGATAAAGtgagcaaaagaagaagaacaagggaAATAAGTGAAGCCATTACAAAAGAGAGATGGTTAGCTCTGCTGAGAGAtgtttggaagaagaagaagcagagtgGGTTTGGAGTGAATAATGACCGTTGGATGAGAGGGTCAAGGCGTGTGATAGATCTACAGAAAGTTGCTCTGAAACTTGAAAGACAGAggaatttatatatagagagattgAGATATTAAAATAGATAGTGTAAATTTATATCATGTGTGTCATTGTCCATCAGACATATGCGTGAAGACAACAACATCTGTACAGTGAGGTGTGGTTGGCCCTATCCCCATCCACCATAACTCAGAGGTTATGAGTTTTAGATTCTGTTGAGATTCCAAAGCAGAACAACT includes:
- the GATA5 gene encoding GATA transcription factor 5 (GATA transcription factor 5 (GATA5); FUNCTIONS IN: sequence-specific DNA binding transcription factor activity; INVOLVED IN: regulation of transcription, DNA-dependent; EXPRESSED IN: 21 plant structures; EXPRESSED DURING: 13 growth stages; CONTAINS InterPro DOMAIN/s: Zinc finger, NHR/GATA-type (InterPro:IPR013088), Transcription factor, GATA, plant (InterPro:IPR016679), Zinc finger, GATA-type (InterPro:IPR000679); BEST Arabidopsis thaliana protein match is: GATA transcription factor 6 (TAIR:AT3G51080.1); Has 35333 Blast hits to 34131 proteins in 2444 species: Archae - 798; Bacteria - 22429; Metazoa - 974; Fungi - 991; Plants - 531; Viruses - 0; Other Eukaryotes - 9610 (source: NCBI BLink).) codes for the protein MEQAALKSSVRKEMALKTTSPVYEEFLAVTTAQNGFSVDDFSVDDLLDLSNDDVFADEETDLKAQHEMVRVSSEEPNDDGDALRRSSDFSGCDDFGSLPTSELSLPADDLANLEWLSHFVEDSFTEYSGPNLTGTPTEKPAWLTGDRKHPVTAVTEETCFKSPVPAKARSKRNRNGLKVWSLGSSSSSGPSSSGSTSSSSSGPSSPWFSGAELLEPVVTSERPPFPKKHKKRSAESVFSGELQQLQPQRKCSHCGVQKTPQWRAGPMGAKTLCNACGVRYKSGRLLPEYRPACSPTFSSELHSNHHRKVIEMRRKKEPTSDNETGLNQLVQSPQAVPSF
- a CDS encoding Leucine-rich repeat (LRR) family protein (Leucine-rich repeat (LRR) family protein; INVOLVED IN: signal transduction; LOCATED IN: endomembrane system; EXPRESSED IN: 15 plant structures; EXPRESSED DURING: 8 growth stages; CONTAINS InterPro DOMAIN/s: Leucine-rich repeat-containing N-terminal domain, type 2 (InterPro:IPR013210), Leucine-rich repeat (InterPro:IPR001611); BEST Arabidopsis thaliana protein match is: Leucine-rich repeat (LRR) family protein (TAIR:AT2G15320.1); Has 1807 Blast hits to 1807 proteins in 277 species: Archae - 0; Bacteria - 0; Metazoa - 736; Fungi - 347; Plants - 385; Viruses - 0; Other Eukaryotes - 339 (source: NCBI BLink).); the protein is MASLISLVLLLLLTLSSAESKTFWGDVAALKDFKNSVDAKSMSPGSCLSSWDFSVDPCDNIFSDTFTCGFRCDSVVTGSGRVTELSLDQAGYSGSLSSVSFNLPYLQTLDLSGNYFSGPLPDSLSNLTRLTRLTVSGNSFSGSIPDSVGSMTVLEELVLDSNRLYGSIPASFNGLSSLKRLEIQLNNISGEFPDLSSLKNLYYLDASDNRISGRIPSFLPESIVQISMRNNLFQGTIPESFKLLNSLEVIDLSHNKLSGSIPSFIFTHQSLQQLTLSFNGFTSLESPYYSPLGLPSELISVDLSNNQILGALPLFMGLSPKLSALSLENNKFFGMIPTQYVWKTVSPGSEFAGFQRLLLGGNFLFGVVPGPLMALKPGSANVQLAGNCFSWCPATLFFCQGQEQRSPKECRKFSRVVP